DNA sequence from the Oreochromis niloticus isolate F11D_XX linkage group LG8, O_niloticus_UMD_NMBU, whole genome shotgun sequence genome:
TTTACCTTACAGTTTATTTAATCATACTGTGACAGTAGTGGTTATGAAttccttctttgtttttcctcttgaGGTTTATTCACATTAAGGAatgattttcaaatatatatgaaaataattcatatgACATGGTTTTAGGATGCATGGTgatttttgcattaaaaaacaatgaCCAAAAAATCAACATATAAATGCTATAGAGGCATGTTAAATACATACTAATCTTTGTGTCAAAGTGTTTTTACCTGCTTTTTGGGGAATGCATGACCATGCAACAGGCAGCAGCATTAACAGTGCACTGACAAAAGCCATAgtgtgatgctgcagagaaATTCAAGAATTATCAATAACAGGATAATGTGTAAAGCAAGTCTGAGAAAATATAACACATATGACACTTACCTGACAGAAGTAATGTCTTCAACCACCTTGAGGTCAGAGGTTCCTCATGGCTCTTTAGCAGTTTACCTGGAGTGGTGGTTCAAGAGCTAACAACTCTTGATAACCTAGGGAGGGATTTTATACTATCACAGGTAAGGCTAATCGACTTTCACCCATTCTCCTATCTCCACTTTTTCCCTTGGCAGGATGGGTTTAAGAGCTCTATTGTCAGCTTCTCACAAAAGCTCTCTGTCCTGCTCAGGCATTGACTTTCAAATGACCAAAGTCTCAAAGGATTAGCTCTCAGGGTTGTAGAGCCCCGTGTTAGAGACAGCTAATAGAGAATTCTTAAATTTATACATTGAAaactattattttttgacaagtGCAAAATTTAAAGCGAGTCTCTTTATGTGTGATCTCTCTATGTGTGATCAGTGTTGCTATTGTTGCAAAACTAATATTAACATCATGCACATAGATCCGTGTTAGCAAGTAAGCTAATGTTAGCCAGAAGGATGCAAGTTTTATCAAATTAAGCCCATCTGACCAAAACAACATGATTTATATAAAACTATACACTGCATGAAGACCACTAGTTGTGGACACTACTTTTTTGGAGTTTATGGAGGTTTTCCTTAGCCAAAAGTTAAGTTCGCCTGTAGGTGAGAGGGTAAAGCTCAGCTAAGCTAGACTACCAAGCTGCATTCTTACAATGTTAGGACTCAAGAAACATAACTTATAAacttataaaatgctaaaatttCACTTGCTTGCTTGGTTGTACTTTGCAGGAAGCGTTATCTTTGTcacataatttgtttttaaataaagttgtcCGAAAACACCAATCTTGAGCCTACAAATAGGACTTCACAAACCAATGGGTGACATCACGGTGGTTACATCCACCTTTTGTACCATCTATGATTGGTACCTCTGTTAATAATGGTGGCCACGCCCTTAACTCCATACCTGGTAACATGATATGCTGCTGCTTACACGGGCAGGTAACTCTTGTAAAAAGGATTTTATATTTCACTGAAGCTTTTATATGGTTCAATAAAGGGtataaaaatagataaatatgaaataatagaATAATAAAAGCTAACTTCACAAAAAACAATCACTTTTTATAGTTATAGATAGATCAGTTTTGTAATATACATCAGGTGAATATTTACAGAAATCTGGAGTAAAAAGAGAAATAGGCAGCTCGTTAAAATGTCTTCAAATTCTAAAATGGTTTTATTTCGTTTTATGCTAGAGGACAAAGCATTCAGGAATAGAAAACCGTTTAAGAAGCTAAATAGTGCAAACAGACATGTATAGATACCTCCAAAATGCGATTGTTGACTGTGATACGTGCCAACCTACAATGGTAACTTCTGTTCTTAAGTGGAGATGATAAGCCactgttttgcagcatttggcaaTATAAGGTTTCTCAAAGTCTTGTGCCATTAGATATCGCTTTTGTCTCATTTGCCTTTCTTATGTGTGTGAAACGTGTGTTCTCACCGGCAGGTTTAGAACAGTCACACTGGCTTTTCCTGAAGCCTTATTAACTCTAGTTGTGATTAGTGACTGTTCATTATTTCTGGCATAAATTCTTCTTTGCCTTTTACATCCTGTTTATTCATAAAATCAAAAGGTTTGTCATAAAAGACACATCAATACCTTAATAAAACATCCTAAGACTTTCCAATCTTTCTTGTCATGAGGCTCTATTCACAGCACCAAATACCTCCTTGCAAAGACTTAATGATAAGCTCTGTAACACGATAGCAAAGAGGTTAGACACTAATGTCCTTCACAGAACAATTCAAGTCACCATGAAATTGAAGGGGCAAACTGTGGACGATTAGCATGTGAATGGCCCTCAGACTATGCCCGACGTAGTCCGAGGAAGATACTGATCTAAGAATGGGTCAGGGGACAGCTAGCATTACAGCATCTGGTGATGCTAACAATTAGGAGTTGCAAGATTCCTTCATATTATGTAACTGCTTCCTGTAGTCCAAGAAACGTGCTCAGAGGGAGACAGACTCTGTTTTCATAAGATTGCACAGTCGACTTGGTGCTTTAAAGGGATACTGCACCTAAAATCGTTTCAGTTTAATCGTATTTGAAACATGAGTTTTCTGAGACTTCTACATAATCAAATCTAAACAAAATtgcacaatacattttttatcaatgaattatgaaaaaaataccaaatgtaaaacaaattaaaactccTATATTTCCAATCAATATTtcatttagggtttttttttaacaacttgTCAGAAGGTTTAATAAAGAATTTTTGGCTATTATTTCATAATTCAGTCTTTAAACAGTTAATTATATAAACATTCAGTATGAAAATTACTATAAGGTGAGCTTTGTAGTAAGGAAGATAACAAAACATCCAAGAAGATGAACTTTTCTCAAAATATATCTACATTTTAATTGATTGTATGCTAAATGAATGTATAcaaattatctaaaaaaaaaaaacctaaaatccaaaacaattgtattttaaagaataaTAGTGACTTTACTgtcattactttttaaaaagtgtataATTCTGATGCTACTTCTCATTTTTTCAATATTTAATTACCTTTGTTATCTATCTTTGTTATTTGGCAAAATTCTCCAAaaaccatattttgatttcaaaacATTCTTTGTCTGTAAAGTCTGGAttatataaatgttttataatatataaatgtatataatGTTTTCCGTATGCACAGGTACTTTACTCTTTACCCATATGTTTTGATTAGTGATTGGGAATGATCTTGGAagctttaaaatgaagaaaCTAATATATTTTTGTGAAACACAAATTATGCTCATTAGTTTTGGAAAACCTTTCTTTAATTTATGCTTAAAACTTGAAGCATTTCAGACATTTAGAGAAAGAAAGATCAGCAAATGATCCTGATGAAGATTTTGGATAAGACACTAGCTTTGTTGAGCCCAGCTACATACAGTAGTGCTTTTTGTCAAAATTTACAAAGTGAAATCTTAAAAACAACCTTGCTTTAAGTCTCTAATAAAAGTTAATAACAATACAGCATATTTAgaaatatatacatttaaatatatacagtatgtTTACACAGTAAATAGCACTTCTGTTGATAATGTATCAAAGGCTGGGCACTTGGCAGGTCCAGCTTGCTCGTTCTGGCTGGTATATAAACTCCCTcctgaaagacaaacaaaccCAAGTTAGTCTTTGCATGTAGCAATTACTTTAGACAAATCGAACCATGTTTAAAGCATACTACTGAGTTGTAGTTATTATCATactgaatgaaagaaaaagggTCTTAAAGGGTCTTGCTGTTACTAAGGCTGTAGATTAGTAGACAATCATACACTGCACATAATGCAAACATACAAATTTACATTGCAATGTACAGCAACTTTTCTGAGCTGTTTCTTTTGCTGTCTTAACTAAaagctttttcatttttccatcTGTGAACACTGCTTAAATTTCATCTGTAAATTGTATTGTGGAACAGAGAGGCTTAAAAGCTTTCTGGGAAGTTAGTCCTCTACCTGCACTTTCACCAATAGAACAAATGCCTAAATGGCCTCCAAAGCCTAAAACTCCAGAAAAGCCAGCATGTCCATTCGATTGTGTGGAAGTCCAGGAAGAATTTGAATTAACACCCACAAAATGGTAtaattgtgattgtcatttgcCTAATTTTTTTGCAAGACCCCAAAACTTCCCGTTTATTGATCAATGGAACTAAAAGTTTTGGAGTGGATTTGATATCAGTCACTTTAGCGAACCCTTTTTTTGTTGAGTAAAAAATCTGATGATGAAAACCAGTGTTTGTAGTACTCACTCTCTGTGTAGCTTTCCACTGCTTTCACGACAAAGTAAACCCTCATCACACGGACAAATCTGGTTGATGCTGAATGCCAGACCACCATCAGGCACATAACAGCTCTCATCAAGCATCAGTCTTCTTTTGCACACCTGCTCACCATGATGCCGGGCACAACACATGGATGCTCCACAGTCTCTGTCAACTTTACACCTGGCACCTGGATTAAGGAAACACTGGTCACTTCTGGTCTCATTTGAAGAAAAATTTGGAAATTTAAAAGATTTGGTTACATTTGTTGGTCCACCCTTACCCTCTTGTCCATCGGGGATACTGCGGTGGCACTTCCCGAACATGCAGCTAAGTCCACGAACACATTGCGCATCTCTCCGACAGTAATGACCCTCCCCTCTTAGAGGCACACAAAGGCCAAAGTGGCGATCACATGAGAAACCCCTTCCACAAGCTCTGTCGTGGTCACATGCAGCCTGAAGAAAAGAAGGAAATCATTGCAAACTTTGCCTGAAATTTTAAGCCCAGTTTAAGACAGAAGTGCCATGTTGCTCTCATACTTTTTCCACAGATGACAAATGATTTCGTTAATTCAAACAAAATAATCATGGCCACTTTCAAGTATCTTACCGTGACTTGTTTGGCAACAGGAGCGCTCTGTTGAAGTGCTTTTGCTCCTTCTTTGGGAGGACTGTGGGGCATGTTCAGCATCCAGGCCCATATACGTGCTTCTGTCCCATAAAAGGACAGACACAAACAAACGAACCACAGATTTCCAAACATCTCCAAAATGCACAAAAAGGATTGATAAAAAATGAACAATGattaacttaaaaagaggtGAGTCAAAGAGAAAGCAAGGAAACCTCGAAACAAAAATCCAGAGCTTAAAAGTGCAAGTCAAAGTGTAGACAGTCAGTACTGAAGGTATCCATGCAGTGACAGTGGCTCACTGCTCTTCTGGTTTGACTTTTATAGGTCAGAAGGACTTGACCTCCCCCCACCAGGCTGTTTGTCCAAACAACAGAGTAGGAGGAGACAATTAGTTGTTAATGGATTAACTAAATTGTTGGGGTCACCCCCTGCAGTCAGCAAATAGTGGCAAAATGGCCATTCATGGAGTGGGGAGAAAGGGAATGAGGAGAGATGGGGCACTGAGGGGATGGGTGGTGATGGACTGACAACAGTTTCACACAATAGAGCCAAGACAAGCACCACCTTCACGTGATTATCTCTACCAGAAAAACAAACGAGCAGGACAAAAGCAGACAAATTAATGACATGTTTCACTGCTCTCTGACAAGTAGAGCCACTGCAAGTCTTGACCCCAAACACTGGGCAAACACTCCTGGCCCCGACCTCGACTGTCCTGATACCCCCTACCCTATCCCACTTCAGACCCCACGCTGTGAGCAATTTGGAGAAGTGCACCCTGCGGATGAACCCTGATCTCATTAAATGTAATTACCATCAGGAGGAGAGGGGAGACAAGGTGCTGTAGGGGAACAAGaagaatatttttttcacatttttgtccTGGAATCTTTATACAGGACAAGCAGGACAAGCAATTCTCTATAACAAAGGTATGATAATAACTGAAATGACCAACAATCAGCTAGTTTTAAGTTTTTAATATACACAAAGTCTGTGTTTGAGATCATTTCgttatgctttatttatccaggtaaaagtCTCCCATATGATTAAGTCATATAACAGATCATTACAAAAGTAAGATTAAAAGCAGTCACACTGACCAGAAGAGCTTAAACTCCCCCACAGTGACCAGTTCTGACATTTTCAGCTCCTTCTGTACTGTTCTGACTCCAGGAACAAACATTTGTGAGACATAGATTATACTGGTTGTGGCTTTTACACATATAGATACAGATAATTCTAGGCAGTTATTAAAAGTAGGATGATATTAGAGTCTCCTTTATGGCCTCAGCAATCATGCAGAAATGTGGTCATTTTGGCAGAAATGAGCAAAGCCTTCCcttaaaaatataacagtatTCTTCTTCAGTAATGTCCTCACAGATGTAAAGGCTACCCATGTACATAAATACAGGCCATACCATCAGCAGTGGTGGCTCAAATGACACTCCACATCTACAGCATGGTTTACTGAAGTGTTTTTGAGTCCATACGGTGATGTCCAAGACAGAGTCTGTTTTTAATGAGGAGCTGACTGAGAGCTTCAAAGACTACTCAGTAATGATTGAGGGCTTTGTCCCATGCATCCAGAATTTTCTCCAGTTCCTTTAAATCTTAATTATATTATGAACCATCCATgatgaaatgtaattttagaTTCAGAAACAGTCATCTTCTTCTTTCTGGGATCCTCTTTCATATCCATTTGAGTTCCACTAGATGTTTTATAGGCATTATAAAACTTTTTCAGTCTTTGTTTCCCCTGTGCAGACCtttgtaaaacattttcttgtatcaaaaacaaaataagcatgtatatattttcaaaaacataaaatttcacatttttaatattCGTTATAGAGGTTTCACgctttttaaaatttgcaaTGTACACAGCatccagtctttttttttttggaaatagGATTTGGTTCTTTGCTTTGCTTGGATGAATGTAGTCATAGCTTACACCTCGATAAGCCCACACGGACCCTCACTCATGAGCCTCCAGGCCACCATAAAACCCACCACTTAAATTCTCTCCAACTAAGACAACATCTTGTCTTGTCTATAATTATAATTAATGCACCTTGTATGGAGAGCTTTATCTAACATTACCATTAGGTATTTCTTACTCAGACTGAGGTGCCTGAATAATTGTCACTAATTTACATTTTCTAAGTGGCAGACAGCCCAGATCAGATACACAGATATTGCAGTCTGGGACTATCTTAGCTCCTTATTCTTATCAGAACAGAGTAACACAGACTAATGGCACAGTTAGTGGGTACAATAATAGCAATTAGCAATGTGTAAATAAGTACTGTGTCAGGGTTATGCAGCCTTTGGAGCAGTCTAATCATTTTGACTGGAGTATTGAGTACTAAGAGGTAATGGAAGGGATGCATtaatgagagaaagaaaatataatCCATTCCAATCCAttcaaataaatgacagataGTTTTATCGTACTCatcagttttctgttcattATTGGTCTAAAATATTACAATGTTTCTAAATTGTAGGCTACATCAAAGCTAAAATTGGGTTATATTTGGTTAAGTTTAGTAGATGTCTAGGTGATGCTTAGCTGTTGTTTCAAAAATGATAATGTGTTAtgtatgtggggttttttttaaacacacccGACTCACTTATTATTTGGCTGTGACTTGATTGCAACCACAAAGCTACACAATGTCCATTCCATGTATGCAGACTAGTAATTTCAGAtggtgattttctttttaaaaaagtatctATGTTCTTACACCATTTATGTTAAACAGCATTTGACCTTAAATTCTGTTTCTCATGGGGTTATGTCTCGATATGTGTTTCATGATAAGGATATTTATATGGACCTCTGGATAATGAAAACATATTATTCCCACAGAGGCCGGGGAACTGGGAAGCAGTGTTGCCTATTACGATGAAGGTGCTGGGTCAGATGGTAAAGAAGGGGAAAGGATATTTTGGAACATTAAAATCATGTCAAGGGATGCAAGGGCACAACTTCTTCATTTTAAGACTCTGCATCCATTAATTTTGTCACCACGGTGATTGTGCAGACTTGGGTGAAAAGGGTGATGCTTAGAGGAGGGGCAATTAATTTCCTCCAGGGACCACATAGGATTCTTGTGGTGGGCTGCACCAATAAGCTTACAAAGAGACACAATTAATATTGAGCAGAACTGAGGTCAGTGTAATGGTTATTATTAGTCTTTAAGCTGAGTTGTTTCTCTGTTTGCTTTGGTTTTAAGTAGAAATGaaaattgttaataataaaaaaggggTTAGATTTGAATGTGTTGGTTGTCTGATGAGTTTGCAGAAGTACTGATGTCATTTTGCCTTTCTAATAAAACCTGTGGTAACCTTTTCACTAAATATGCTAtatcatattaatgtaatatattttgtttcttttttttttttactttttagccAAATCTGAATATTAGGTACGTGTCTGGCACAGTCATCTTTTCAATGTCTTTTTTGGTAGGAAAAGTTTTAGAGCTTGCAGACTCATCATTTCATCATCAACTTTTCTGTTCTGTAACTCATAAACAGAACTTTTAAAGTGagtcacacatacacatattcATCCTTCCTAATAAGATTTACAGCACTGCATTTTGCATCATAGGGTTACAGTTTAAACTACACCCACTCCCTCCCTTATCATTCTTTTACAAAAACACTATTGTTATACATCTGTAGTTTCAGTAAGATATCTCCCTGATTATTTACCCAATGCAGTGACAGATAACTGTGTCTCTACGGTCCTCAACATGTTTTCCCTGTGTTAATGACTCTGCTAATGACGCTTGTAATGCATGTAAAGAATCAACATCGCTGATGGTCGTGCAATTAGGGATTAACAGAGACAATAGGCAAGCTGATGTCTGCCCATTGTAATGGACCTTggccccccacccccaacaccACCACCTCTACCACCACCATGGGGAGCTGTGAATGGTGGAGGTTATGACGAGTCCTCGTTCCCACTTCCAAGAAAACACTCAGTGCAAGACGGATGGAAAATTTGGAAAAGTCCCTTAGAGTGCATGTTTATTCAGGTCAGTGGAAAACATTTCGTTTCAGCATTACTGAAATTACAGTGTGCAGTGTCAGATGATACCAGGCCTTCATGGTAATAAATATTTATAGTCCGGGAAAGGCAAAAGCAAGTTGTGCTACATCAGCTGTGTTGTTTGTTCTCCTGTTAGCTGCTTGAATGTTTCGTGACAACTGGAGAGAGGAAACTTTATGGACAATAAAATCAGTAAGTGGATGGTGTACGATTGAAAACTGCCAGCAttgattttgcatttttcaccagtagttatgataaaaaaaaggttttagatGTATTGAGAAAGACCTGTAAATCAAGAGTAATATAGATGTGCTTTAGTAATGACACAATAAGAAAAACAGGCACATGTAGCACATTCATAAATGATTAAACTTCTGATTAAATCCATTAGGTTTACAAGAAACTGCCAATCAAACACAATCCATGCAACATTATTGCCACAGGCTAAAGACAGAAAAGGCCAATTCAACTGGCTGAATGGCCAGTGAATGGCTATGCTAAGTGGGAGTTTTCACCTCATAGCTCGGATGTTTGCTGCACAAGTATCTGCAAAAAATAGCGCATTGTTTATTTGCAGTTTATGCATCAGAAAATATTCAATAACTACATTTTTCAGACCTAATTTTAAAAGATCTGCAGACAGTAAAGTTAAGACAAAATTGGAAATATTGAAAAATTATTTTGTCATTGCTTTTGCACGTTTGTCTTTGGgattctctctctgtttttatggTTAGCTTTTCCTTTGCTACGTCACATATGTGTAACACTTTGATCCACTAGCATGGATCAAATCATTGTATCCACTCTAGAAGGAGGCAGTGGTAACAGTGAACCCAGTATTGTTAGACTTGTTTTCTTAAAGCTCATTTTGATTCAACAGGAAACAACTTAGCTGTGCACTGAATAAAAATTAGCACCTAGCCACTAAACACAGTAAAAAATTTGCCATGAACAAGACAAATGTTTTTCTCTCATGGATTGTTGGAGACCATAGATTTAAATTGACTTCCGTTTATCAAAATTAACACTCGAATGAATATCAGCATCACTCTGTGTGCTGGATGTGTTTCACAAATGTTAGAAGCTCCCTAAAGCTGTAAAGGCTGTAAGCAAATACCTAAAAACACAAGGCGTAACATTCAATGACTTTCTTCTGCAAAATTGATATCTGGATATCAAGTCCTTGAAATAGTGGTTCTTGTGATTCGGTTACCGACCTGCGTGTTGAGTGGTTGCTGAtgtttcttatgtttgtttatgACAGCATGCTGTTGCAGCTTTGTTTAGCTTCCCCTTTGTCTTGTTTACTCAATGTCAGAAGTGGTTTCTATAACTACATTTGATGAGTTTAAGAGCTTCGTAGGAGTTCTCTGTCATTCTTTTTTACTTACTTAATTTCCCTGTTTTGTGTAGAGTTACAAAGCTTAACATTGTTCTTTTTGTTGGACTGTTGGGGGGAGGGGCATCCATGTTTTTTCTTATCAGCTTGGCTGTTTCGTAATCTTAAAACTACACACGTTTTTCTGTATTTGGCCAACATCCTGTAAACCTTAAAGGATAAATTGACTTTTTGGACTTTGATTTTCCAAATAATCAACTTCCATCCAAATGTCTAAACACATTGATAAATGCAATGACATTCATACAATTTGTCCTCTGAGAACAATACAAGAAGTGTGAACAGAAAGTGTACAGGTGTCACCCCCACGCTGTGAATCTGGCTGCATCCCTGTAGCACGATGTGTTCCTATCACAGTGTTCTTTCCAGCCTTAAATCTAAATTGAGGTTACAATTTAAAATGAGGTGCTAGAAATGCCTTAAAGCCTTTTCTCGGTGTTTGTGGGCAGGCAATTCACACCTTGAGCAAGCATGGCTGAGGTTTTATGCTGCTTTGCATGAAGTGAAGTGAGCAGTGAAATGAAGCCAGTAGATGTTAGCAGGTAGAAGACTGCTGTGACTGAGGTAGGATTAAAGCTGTACTCACATCAGTACACAAATACAcgtacatgttaaaaaaaatctaaagtaaAGTTTGTATTACTAGTAAAGTTAAAGTAATACAAAAGTAGTTGACAGACAATTGATGAAGTAATGTCTAGTCATTAACTGTATTCTCGAAAAAATGAGGGATCTTTATTATTGGTAAAACAGATGTTATTTCTAAGGGAACGGCTCCTATGTTTAGTGCCAGGTTTTCTGTAAATAAGATGACTTGTtcttgaattgaactgaacttctatgctttaatttaatgcagAAAACAAGAACTTAAAAGGGTGACGTGAGAAAAAAATAAGTCTTGAATTTGACTCATCTTGAAATCGACTAACACAATATATGACGAGCTGAAGGATTCACAAAAACACGACATGTCTGCCTCTGTGACTCAACCAGTTCCACATCTGTCCATTATGATTAATAATATAGAGTGACAGTAATCCTGCAAAGACACATATTTGACAGGGACATGTTGTGCTAAACCTCATGATAGTAttatgtcagctttgttttgtatccataaaacaaaataaaccccCACCTTAACACTAAAAATAACCTCAAGTGAACCAAACGTGTCTTTATTTTGTCGTTAGATCTTTGAGTACATTCCTATCCAGGTTTAAATAATGTTCCCTATAACCTGTTTTCAATTGGAACAAGACCCAAGAGTGTGATTCCTTCTATAATGGGAAACAGGCATGCTTTCTTTGTGCCAGGTTTAGGGGTTTTTATTATTAAGATGGGAAAAGAAGCGAAGGACAAGAAGAGACTCTAGAACAAGGGTCACTGGTGCCCAGTAGTCAAAACTGTTGTTAATATTAGTTTAAAGCATATAATTGGACCAGAAAACATCCTCTTTTTGAGGAAAGGggtttccccccc
Encoded proteins:
- the LOC102077794 gene encoding dickkopf-related protein 3, whose translation is MFGNLWFVCLCLSFYGTEARIWAWMLNMPHSPPKEGAKALQQSAPVAKQVTAACDHDRACGRGFSCDRHFGLCVPLRGEGHYCRRDAQCVRGLSCMFGKCHRSIPDGQEGARCKVDRDCGASMCCARHHGEQVCKRRLMLDESCYVPDGGLAFSINQICPCDEGLLCRESSGKLHREREFIYQPERASWTCQVPSL